ATATTTCCCATCATTTAGATAATTCTTAAAAATCCAATAATCCTTTCTAACCTCAAAATAGGAAGATAATCTATCAATTTCAATTCTTTTAAATTTTGTATCTAATTTGGTTTCCTTAATTTCATAATTTTGTTCATATAATAATTTTGATATATATTGTTTTACATTATTAGTTGTTTTTTCATATATATTTTTTCTTAAAACTATATCTATAGAGTATTCTTTAAATCCATCAATAATTGAATTTTTAAAGTAATCTGGATTCGCATCACTTATTTCATCTACAATAATAATCGGATTTTTACTTAAAGGTTCGCCATAATATGTAATTTCAGGGATTGGAAGAGTTATTATATTTTTACCATTTATTTTTTCCACATTTATATTTTTCAAATTCATTCCAGTTTTAACTTGAAAAGGATATATTGCTACATATTCTTTTCCATTATTATCTGCAGCAATAAAAATATAGTCAATTGAATAATCTAAAACATTTAACATATACAAATCTTTTATATTTTCAATATTCAAATAACTTCTTTCTAAATTAACTTTTTTAGATATTCCGGATTTATTTAAAATATCTAAAATAAAACTTTGTACTTCTTCTATTTGAGATAGATAAAATCCGAAAAAAATTGATAAAATAATAGCCAAAAATTTTGATATTGTTTTTATTATATTATTTTTCATAATTTTTCACACCTTCATCCATTTTTATATATTTTATTGTTGGATTTATATTCAATGGTTGAAAAATTAATTTCAAGGTTCTATTTAATTGTTTTTTGTAATAGTTAATAAGATCATTATCATCGTTTAATAATTCAAAAGCTATTAATATTTTTGCTTCTGATCTTATTTTCTCATCTAACCCAAATGTAATATCTTCATTTATATCTTTATTTTCTTTCTCATCAAGTTTTTTTAAGTAATGTTGAGTTAGCAGATATCCACCAACACCACCTAATGATGCGCCTATTATATTTTTTATAAAAGATGGCCCACTATTAATTTTATTTATTTTAAATATATTAGAAGTTTTATAACCAATCCATGCTCCAACTACTGCTGATACTGGAGATAAAACATTCGAAAGAGAATAATTTAAACTCGTAGAATTTTTAGATATACTTCTTGAATAAACAGTTTTGCTTTTTTCTATATTTACATCAATATTTAAAAATTCATTTTCATTTATTTCAAATATATATTTTAAATTCCGATCTTCGGATGAATTTTTTACAATATAATATTTTAAATTATTTAAGTTGAATTTTATATGAGCTGTACCTTCCATATAATAGATTTTTATCTGATTAGAACTATTATTTTTATAAATAATATACTTGTTAAATTTTATCTCTTTAAAAACTAATTCCGGAATAGAATTTAATGTTTCCTTTATGCTTTTATCTATTGTCTTACTTGAGTAAGAATATTTATTAAATCCAATAAAAAATGATAATGAAAAAACAAAAGCAAGAAATAGGAAAAATAGAAAACGTTTTAACATTTTATAATAACCTCCAAACTATTTTAAGCTTATATGACTCAAAAAAACAATAGCATCTTGAAATCTAAACCCTAAAATTTTATTTCTTTAATATTTTGGAAATTAAATTAGATATTTTCCCCATTACTTTTTTATCATAATTATTTTTCAAAATCTCTATTATTTCTGATACATTTTTTAATGTATTTTTATCCCCTCTCCAATGCTCATATATTTTTTCTTTTGGTAATTCGTTTAATAAGATATTCAAAAGATACAATCCTATGTATAAATCATCTAAATATCCAATAGGTCCTATTATTGATTCAGGTATTATATCAAGCGGAGAAATTATATAAGATAAAACTAACATAATTTTTGTCTTATATTTTAAATCAACTTCATTGTCCTTCATTAAATTTATAAATAAATAAAACAAATTAGGCAAGATAAGTAAATATTCTTTAAACTTATTATTTTTCCCATCTTTTTCATACCATTGATTTATTATTTTTTTTAGTTTTTCATAAAATTTTTCTTTTCCTTTAATATCTGTACTTTTCAGATTCTTTTTTATAAATTCATTTTCATTAAAACTATATTTTTCCATTCTTTCACTTCCAACTTTATTTAAATTTATATTTTAATAATTTTTCTTTTATTGGTAGTTTTAAAATTTCATATCAATATGTATGTATCTTTGAGTAGTTTTTTCTCCTTTGAATAAATAATATAATGTTGATATTGTTAACATTTTTCCAAATCTACTCGTTATTGATAAAAAATAAATTTTTCCACTATATATTAAATATATATTTCTTCTATTATTCCTTTGTAATTCTATACACATATTTGAAATTTTTTCATTATATACATCTCCATCTTTGTTTTCCATTTTTATTATAACATAATTCTTCTAGTTTATTGAATTTAATCGGAAATTCTTTTTATTTCTTCAAAAATAGTATTTTCTATCTCTTTCAGAGAGTAGTTTCTTTCCGAGATAGATAAGTTATCTGCCATGTTGCAGCGGTCTGGGGACTTTGTTTCTATCTCTTTCAGAGAGTAGTTTCTTTCCGAGGTGTGCACATTCAAAGTGCATATATAATTACCCCGTAACTCGTTTCTATCTCTTTCAGAGAGTAGTTTCTTTCCGAGGAAAAGGAATTTAATAAAAATTACATAAAAAGACCTGATGTGTTTCTATCTCTTTCAGAGAGTAGTTTCTTTCCGAGACTTGGTCTCCAGAATAGTTATTATTAGCAGTTTTTAGAGGCCGTTTTTCCGAACCTATTTTTTATTTTCAATTTTTTCTTTGGTTTTTGTAAAAAATCTTCTAAAAACCGCTTATAATCAACCTCCGAACCTGTTTTTTAACTTTCCTCTATTCATGCGGGTTTGCGAGATTTTGTATTTTTTAACATAGGTCCGGAACATTTTTCAATATAATTATACTTTTCTCTTTTTCTTTTGTCAAGCATATTTTAAACTTTGTTTCATTTTTTTTAAGCACTTCCGGACCTTTTTGAATTATTTCCCTTTATTTATAGCCATTTGGGAGTTTTAGACTTTATTTCAGTTATATTTATTTTTTGTTATTTTTATTTTTATAATACTTTAAAAGGTTTATTTACAATTTATTTAATAGATTATTAATCAAAATCTATAAATTAGTATAATTTTTATTTTCTAAAAATCTAATATTTTAAATCTGTATTATATTTTGAATATTTTTTTCAACTCTTCATCACTGAGTTCAGTTATCCATTTTTCTCCAAGAGTTAATATATTTTCACTTAGATTTTTTTTGTTCTGTATAATTTCATTAATCTTTTCTTCAAATGTATTTTTTGTTATAAATCTATGGACTATGACATTTCTTTTTTGGCCTATTCTATAAGCTCTATCTGTTGCTTGATTTTCAACTGCAGGGTTCCACCATAAATCAAAATGTACTACATGAGATGCTGCTGTTAAATTTAATCCTGTCCCTCCTGCTTTAAGAGAAACGATTATTACTGGATATTCATGCAATGTTTGAAATTTTTTCACCATTTCATCTCTTTTTTTTCTACTTAATCCTCCATGGAAGAATAATGGCTTTATATCTAAATCTTTTTTGATTATTTTTTCAAGTATTTCTCCCATTTCTTTGTATTGTGTAAATATTATGGCTTTTTCATTATTTTCAAATATTTCTGTTAGTAAATCCAACAACTTTTGTGTTTTACCAGATTCTTCAGATTTAAAATTTTTACTTTTTAAATAATTTGCTGGATGATTACATATTTGCTTTAATGATGTCATTAATTTAAAGATTAATCCCTTTCTTTCAATTCCTGATGTTTTGGTAATATCATGCACCATTTCAATAGTCTTTGCATATAATGATGTCTGTAATGGGGTTAAATACACATATTGATCAAAGATTATTTTTTCTGGTAAGTCTTTTATGATATTTTTATCTGTTTTTAATCTTCTTAATAGAAACGGATTTATTGCTTTTTTTATTGTTTCAATCTTTGATTTGTCGTTATATTTTTCAATAGGAATCGCATATTTTTTTAGAAATGATGTGTAACTTCCTAAATATCCAGGCATTAAAAAATCAAATATACTCCATAATTCTGCAAGACGATTTTCCACCGGAGTTCCTGTTAATGCAATTCTTTTTTGACTATTTAGTTTTTTTATTGCTTTTGTTTGTAATGTTAACGGATTTTTGATATTTTGGGCTTCGTCAAGTATTATATATGACCATTCTATTTTTTGGAGTTTTTCTATATCTTTTCTTATTATTCCATAAGAGGTTAATATTACATCTGTATCTTCGTCTAATTCACGATTATTTCCATGGTATATGTGATATTTCAAATCCGGTGCAAATTTTTCAATTTCTGATGCCCAATTTCCTATTAATGTTGTTGGACAAACAACTATTGCTGGACTGTTTAATGTATTGTTTTCTTTTTCTTTTAACAATACAGATATTATCTGAATAGTTTTTCCAAGGCCCATATCATCTGCAAGACATACTCCAAACCCTTTATCAACATTTGTTTTCACCCATTTATAACCGCGTTTTTGATATTCTCTTAATGTTGCATTTAATATTTTTGGAATTCTTATATTTTTTATTTTTTTTATTTCATTAATTGATTTTTTTATTTCATTT
This sequence is a window from Marinitoga sp. 1197. Protein-coding genes within it:
- a CDS encoding YkvA family protein, with the protein product MEKYSFNENEFIKKNLKSTDIKGKEKFYEKLKKIINQWYEKDGKNNKFKEYLLILPNLFYLFINLMKDNEVDLKYKTKIMLVLSYIISPLDIIPESIIGPIGYLDDLYIGLYLLNILLNELPKEKIYEHWRGDKNTLKNVSEIIEILKNNYDKKVMGKISNLISKILKK
- a CDS encoding DEAD/DEAH box helicase, whose protein sequence is MPEKQVFPDISIKEFLKEIYIKSEKYINNIALIEKTPYLKETTYSIHYNLQNPEITISGYTPFSEKIIKFETLFNMLSSISLQKDNNDNEYSFFFKKTLSFVFNIVKNSLFAPKIENIDEKTYYINYYPLYLNTEIKEYIKYLEKIIPDNLVIHPEKNKTLKKSDAVIYIITLFIKEIIKHAYLNDNIPNNLLSIFLTDTKLKVKTLEEKNIINFMKNYFEPLFFKSKEYTLAIKIMPFIEDRYHLSLLVKNNINQLSEPITLKTFLKNKKYNKNKADILKQMGFLSEITEFSKILMKNEEIIITSSELSEFFEKTFAILKIFGIEIILPKEMKKIIEPKPVITVSGNKNIVTFLNINELLNFNWKIAIGDELISVEEFRKLLEKSEGIIKFKDMYINLEPKKFLNMLKKLENPFWEKSNYETLKNLLSEEFDGIPLLLTNEIKKSINEIKKIKNIRIPKILNATLREYQKRGYKWVKTNVDKGFGVCLADDMGLGKTIQIISVLLKEKENNTLNSPAIVVCPTTLIGNWASEIEKFAPDLKYHIYHGNNRELDEDTDVILTSYGIIRKDIEKLQKIEWSYIILDEAQNIKNPLTLQTKAIKKLNSQKRIALTGTPVENRLAELWSIFDFLMPGYLGSYTSFLKKYAIPIEKYNDKSKIETIKKAINPFLLRRLKTDKNIIKDLPEKIIFDQYVYLTPLQTSLYAKTIEMVHDITKTSGIERKGLIFKLMTSLKQICNHPANYLKSKNFKSEESGKTQKLLDLLTEIFENNEKAIIFTQYKEMGEILEKIIKKDLDIKPLFFHGGLSRKKRDEMVKKFQTLHEYPVIIVSLKAGGTGLNLTAASHVVHFDLWWNPAVENQATDRAYRIGQKRNVIVHRFITKNTFEEKINEIIQNKKNLSENILTLGEKWITELSDEELKKIFKI